One segment of Anatilimnocola aggregata DNA contains the following:
- a CDS encoding phosphonate degradation HD-domain oxygenase has product MDSTNSSTHHPTTLAVLQLFRAHGGSRYGGENVSQLEHALQAAFFAEREGASSPLIVAALLHDVGHLLHDLPADAPDRGIDDRHEELGAHWLQARFAANVCDPVQLHVVAKRYLCAVEPTYLGQLSAPSIQSLGLQGGPMSPDEARQFEQHPHFCDAVRLRKWDDAAKVEGLVTPYIEHFAPHLDAAAKLAGAAE; this is encoded by the coding sequence ATGGATTCTACAAACAGTTCGACTCATCATCCGACAACTCTAGCTGTCCTGCAATTATTCCGTGCTCATGGTGGCTCTCGCTATGGCGGAGAAAACGTTTCTCAGCTTGAGCATGCCTTGCAGGCGGCCTTTTTCGCCGAACGCGAAGGAGCGAGTTCGCCACTGATAGTAGCGGCGCTGTTGCACGATGTTGGTCACTTGCTCCACGACCTCCCCGCCGATGCTCCCGATCGCGGCATTGATGATCGCCACGAGGAACTGGGCGCTCATTGGTTGCAGGCTCGCTTCGCGGCGAATGTCTGCGATCCCGTGCAGTTACACGTGGTCGCCAAGCGGTACCTGTGCGCAGTTGAACCGACCTATCTCGGGCAGCTAAGCGCTCCTTCCATCCAAAGCCTAGGTTTGCAGGGTGGGCCCATGTCTCCGGACGAGGCGCGCCAATTCGAGCAGCATCCGCACTTTTGCGATGCCGTTCGCTTGCGCAAGTGGGACGATGCTGCCAAAGTCGAAGGACTTGTCACGCCCTATATCGAACACTTTGCCCCTCACTTAGATGCTGCAGCCAAACTTGCCGGAGCGGCAGAGTGA